The region atgctGTGGATTTTTGGGTATCAGGCAGTCAAAATATTGAAGTATCACTTCTAAACTTCTAAAATAAGTTTTCGTTGCAATTTAAAAGCCTCTTTTATATGTGAAGAACAATTCTAAACAACATTGATTTCTTGAACTAACTTTTCTTGAAACATTAATTTTTCAAGGGAAAACTGACTGTATAAAACACTCACTCATTTAGTAATTCACTTTTCCCTGTATTCAGTAGTTTACTCTAACTACTCTACTTCAGGAACATCGTATATTCTTTTCAATCTATTGAGTTGACTCACAGGAGAGACAATTAATATTAAGGACTTAAttacctgtaaaacaaaaaatgttgtcTATATGATACAGTGTCCATGTGGTAAAATATATATAGGTGAGATATCTCGTTCCCTGACAGAGCATCTCACTGAACACAGGAGCTCCATTAAGAGAAATGATGTAATCAGCCCTGTCGCAAGACATTTCAATGAAAAGCAAcatcacatttcatttatatttttcataggCATAAAAGCCCAAGAGGTGGTAATGTCAGTTTTctcaggaaaaagagagaagcatTTTGGATCTTCtattttcaaagtttatctCTGGGGGGCATGAATGAGGATTTCTTAATTAATGAGTTTCTGTAGAGGTTTTCATTGTAAGATGTATCTTTTTGCTCTTTCTATACACAGCACTTTATAAAGCTTTTTAtctatactattattattattatcattattctaatcaaagtgtttttaatgtatgCCATATCAAATAAGCACATTTTTGGATTAACACACCTTCTGCAGAAACCCAAGTACCACCCCTTAGTTGCACTTTTCTagttaatggaccaaatatggTGTCACTCATGTCCCTCCTTGGACACTCCCCTTGCCTCTCTGTTAACCTGGGACAACGATTGGCCTGAAGCCACATGACGATATATCCAACCCATCTTTGTAGTtgccccattggctgatatgtaCATGTTtgggtgtctttttttttcaaccttttttcaAACCTAACTTACTCTATTTAAATGTtgtctgtaatgtgttttatgatgaccctgatgaaggccacaagctaAAATGCATCAGtcaaacaataaagttgttctttatactaCAAGTTTGATGGAGTTCTGATCGCTTTAGACTTTCCCTTTtccgtgcaccttggaagtaggtgaagttgtgctgGAAACCCCTACTCTGCAGGTATAGTGTCACAACAAATTTTTGCATAACTTAGAAGTTGTTAAAAATGGTCAAGTCTGCTTCATTGTCTGCAATAAATTGTTTTCTATTGAAATGTATACTCCTCATACACATATCCATAAGTTAAGCTGCCCAAAAATGTATATCTTAACCATGTACCTCaattaatcaaatgataaaacatgagatgTTTTAAACCTCACcttccaaaaataaaaaaaagtctaatcTGAGCCtaaattaaatgtgttactATTAAAAAGGTCTGGGTGGAAgtcaatagtgaaaataaagtaAGATGAACTGGAAAGTGTTCATGCAATCATGAGAGGATGAAAGTAAAGTCAGtttgaagtgtaaaaaaatatataacgctatttaaattttttttggcaaactCCCTTCTTCGATTTGCATGGACATTTGATAGTCCATAAGTTCAGCTGGTCAGTTCCTTGTGCCAGGCTTCAATATCACATCATGAGGTGAAAATAACACCTGCGGAACATCAAGCATCACGAATGTCAAGCTTTATCCTGCACTGCACAACTGGTTTGCTGAAGACTGATGAAAagttatattgttattattgaatGAGTATTGAACTTAAACCAAAAGTACACCTTGTGTTTTTAGcctatttgtttacattgtgtCACATCTATGTCATCAAAGGTCATGCTGCTTTGGCAActagcagttcctgtttgcactgtACACCTCAATTAATGTTAACACGGAAGAcaattaatctgatgattgGCCTACAGAATGTCACAAAGTagtatactttttaaaatagaataaagatATAATCCATTTAAAGATATGAGATAAAGACGTGAAATTCAGTATTTACCTCTATGGGGCCCCTTGTGTGTAAATCAAGGCTCAGTCGCTCTATATGCATATTGTTCGATGTTGAGATTTTGAAAACAGACActtttattgatattttctaAGAGTGTGCATACATGTCATCAGTAAAATGAAGCAGGACTTGATTTTACTGACCCATTAAGTTGACCTTTCTGCGAATAGCATCCAGTTTTTCCTGCAGCTTTGTGGCCATGATAGAAATCTTGCAGGCATCCATGACATAAGCCACACAGTGGATCTTGTCCTTGAGACCTGGAGACTTTCGATAGCTGCTGGCCTCCACttgcagaggagcagaggggtTGAACTGAGTGATACAGTTGGAGGGAAAGACAAGGACAGTTTGAGTTAACTACAACTGAGTCAATGGTTCAAACATTCACTATCCTGCTGAATGTATAAAAAGCTATACCTGATAACGGTCAGGCAGGTGACCTTTGAGGATACTGCTGATATCATCTATATCAAGCCCTGCCCCTGTGCTTTCCTCCAATCCCATGGTGTCACACAGGATGATTGGCAGAGGTTTTCCTTCTCGTCCCGATTTCACAGAGTAGGTACGAAACTGTCGGGTACAAGGTGATGAGTAACAGACCATAGAATGGGGACTGGGCAGGATTTCCATTTTGAAATCAATCACCGTAAACTGAAATCATttagtcattaataaatgtaaagaacTGACTTGTGTGGTGAGGCTGGTGGTAGAAGAGCCAGCGATGGCCTGACTGGTCACGTGGCCTCTGAATACAGAATTAAGAGAATTGAAGAAACTGGACTTTCCAGCTCCAACTGCTCCTATGAGCAAGACCTGAACCTGGGACACAGAGCTGACCACTGGTTTGTAGCTCCTAATACTGTCCATcagctccttcctcttcctgtaAAAACAGTAGAGGATAAAAAACTTTTTCCTTTGGTGAAAAGATTGCTGGTTGATTTTGGGCTATGGGTTGTGACAGAGATTTTTTGATCATAGCTAGTTGACTTCCATGATGGTAGCAGGTTAATTTGTGACAGTTTGTGAAGAATTGTACATTAAAAACTGTAAAGCACAGTAAACATGAGAAACAATATGTTGTATAGACATGGAGTTCATCATAATTTTAAATAGATAAATCAAGCACAGCAGCATTGCATATCATGGCATGTGGAACACACTCACTTTACTATGTTTTCAGTCATCAATTTgtgtcatactgtatatagtatagTACACTGCACTACAGTAAAGCATATTAATTGCATTATGTGCAGGATGGTGGCTGTATCCAGCTTACTCAGATTCCCAGACTATCGTCCTCCAAGGCTTCTCAAGTTCAGTGCTTTCTGTTGAAGAGAAATTAAAACCATATAAAACAATGATCTTAttcagtttgataaaaaaataaaaattagacaactttttttctttgtgatggGATTACATGACACATTAACAAAACTTGGTATCATTAATATCATACACCATATTTTATGATACTAATAATAATCCTTTTATTGCTTGGGTTCATTTATGCAGATACTGAATTAACCCAATGAAATTTAACAAATTCAACAATAATACCTAAAAGTAGCACTGATGATGGACAGTAAAGGCAGTTTACGATTACATTATTTTGAGATactgtttttttcagtcatgGGGAGCATGGGGGCATTAATAAGTAATAAGCAtgacatgaaatataaaattcaGTCCTCCTTCCCACTTCGATAACTACCGTGCTCTCCCTAACACATATTAGTTATTTGTTAGCTAGTTTATTTGGTTtagtcttaaaaaatgatttgaacaATGAACAAGAGTGGACAATAATATGATGGAATTAAATACCGGTGGTGCTCAGATCATGATACATCATGAAATATATCATAAACCTTGTAAGTATTTCCCACAGCAAGGCATCAAATACGGTTATTTAAAGTTAACTCACCCTCGACTTGATAGACTTCACACTCAGTCAGCTGGAGGTCGTTGCCATGCATGTCTGCAGCAATGAAGTTGTAGTAATTTCCTGGATTGCTATGAACTACTGCTTGATTTCCATTGACAAGAACCAGTGCTTCTCCAAAATATGGACCGGAGTTACCCATCATTCTTACTGCATTTCCAGGACCAGTGACTGGATATTTATTGAGCTTTTCTCCATTGAATGTGAAGAGAAAGGCCTGGTCATCATGCACATACTGTCCAGACTGACAGAAAGGTTGTTTGGTGTAGCCTCCAAACACATAACCAGAGGCATTATAGCCCACAGACACTGTGGGACAGCGGTTGTCACATCGTTGGTGGAAGGCTGCTCCGGTGAAACCATGGACGCTGGCCTTGTACAGCagctgtagcttcacatttcCCAGCTGTGAGCAGATTGTTTTCTGCTGGTTCCTGGTTAGCATGAAGTTCATAGTGGACAGTTGGTCTTCTGAAGTTTCTCAAGGATGCTGAATGAACCTTTGACGTTTTCTCACTTTGGTGtctaaatacaaaaaaacaaaccaaaaaaaacacacaaatgcattaAAATTGCAGGATATCTATCCTAATTTACTGTAGCTTGGTTAATCCCCCAGGATAAACTACATTTATGCATCATACAGGTTCCCAGATAGCAtacggaagtgggccacttcaggcaatgatgtgGCACTGTTGGCCTTCCTCTGGCCTgcacaaaatggatgtgagcttGAAGTGGCCTACatgtaaaattacaaatatgGCCTACatgtaaaattacaaatatggcccaaatatcccaaaacaaatgtgggccaTTTTTGGCAAAGATGCGGTGTTCTCGGCGATGTGTAAATTGGATGTGACCCTAAAGTCGCTCATGTGATACATAGTGAATATGAcccaaatatcacaaaacaaatgtgggccacCTTTGGCAAAGATCTGGCACAGTCGACAATAGTTAATGTGGGTGTAAACCAAAAGTGGCCCATATATGGTGCAGCAAATGTGGCCCAGTTATCTTAAAACATACCTAGGCCAGTTCCGACAAAGATACGGCACAATAAGCACTGGAGTGACTTGATGTGAACCTAAAGTGGCCAACATACGATATGGCAAATATGGCCTAAACACTATACAACAATTGGCAATTGTATGGCACAGTCAGCACTGGT is a window of Thunnus thynnus chromosome 8, fThuThy2.1, whole genome shotgun sequence DNA encoding:
- the LOC137187574 gene encoding interferon-induced protein 44-like isoform X1; this encodes MNFMLTRNQQKTICSQLGNVKLQLLYKASVHGFTGAAFHQRCDNRCPTVSVGYNASGYVFGGYTKQPFCQSGQYVHDDQAFLFTFNGEKLNKYPVTGPGNAVRMMGNSGPYFGEALVLVNGNQAVVHSNPGNYYNFIAADMHGNDLQLTECEVYQVEESTELEKPWRTIVWESEKRKELMDSIRSYKPVVSSVSQVQVLLIGAVGAGKSSFFNSLNSVFRGHVTSQAIAGSSTTSLTTQFRTYSVKSGREGKPLPIILCDTMGLEESTGAGLDIDDISSILKGHLPDRYQFNPSAPLQVEASSYRKSPGLKDKIHCVAYVMDACKISIMATKLQEKLDAIRRKVNLMGIPQLVLLTKVDEACPLVMEDVRNIYKSGYIKEMMQEASARLGVPLSCVVPLKNYSEELELDPNTDILLLSAIIQMLRFADNYFDEISDKLSSSVTDNSLDDIGNKFRNIYTKE
- the LOC137187574 gene encoding interferon-induced protein 44-like isoform X2, whose protein sequence is MNFMLTRNQQKTICSQLGNVKLQLLYKASVHGFTGAAFHQRCDNRCPTVSVGYNASGYVFGGYTKQPFCQSGQYVHDDQAFLFTFNGEKLNKYPVTGPGNAVRMMGNSGPYFGEALVLVNGNQAVVHSNPGNYYNFIAADMHGNDLQLTECEVYQVEESTELEKPWRTIVWESEKRKELMDSIRSYKPVVSSVSQVQVLLIGAVGAGKSSFFNSLNSVFRGHVTSQAIAGSSTTSLTTQFRTYSVKSGREGKPLPIILCDTMGLEESTGAGLDIDDISSILKGHLPDRYQFNPSAPLQVEASSYRKSPGLKDKIHCVAYVMDACKISIMATKLQEKLDAIRRKVNLMGIPQLVLLTKVDEACPLVMEDVRNIYKSGYIKEMMQEASAQLGVPLSCIVPVKNYSEELELDTNTDILLLSAIIQMLRFADNYFDEISDKFSNIETKE